A genomic segment from Vidua macroura isolate BioBank_ID:100142 chromosome Z, ASM2450914v1, whole genome shotgun sequence encodes:
- the LOC128822577 gene encoding E3 ubiquitin-protein ligase Topors-like produces MQPMAPGAAEALRESGSAAPAATSGGQREAAAAGLCPICLGAVDNAAHVDTCLHTFCFACIRQWAAVRAACPLCRQRFGRILHTVRADDDYQEYVLGPPGCQQSAAAAQSVLGTSPRWRYHLRPRPHRRPAARRRGRPPGDGERAPRTSDTSAR; encoded by the exons ATGCAG CCCATGGCGCCCGGTGCCGCGGAGGCTCTGCGGGAGAGCGGCTCCGCCGCGCCGGCCGCCACGAGCGGGGGGCAGCGGGAGGCAGCGGCAGCCGGGCTGTGCCCCATCTGCCTGGGCGCCGTGGACAACGCGGCGCACGTGGACACCTGCCTGCACACCTTCTGCTTCGCCTGCATCCGGCAGTGGGCTGCCGTGCGCGCCGCCTGCCCGCTCTGCAGGCAGCGCTTCGGCCGCATCCTGCACACGGTCAGGGCGGACGACGACTACCAGGAGTACGTGCTCGGCCCGCCCGGCTGCCAGCAGAGCGCCGCGGCCGCGCAGAGCGTGCTCGGCACATCCCCGCGCTGGCGCTACCACCTGCGCCCGCGGCCCCACCGCCGTCCCGCTGCCAGGAGAAGGGGGCGGCCGCCAGGGGACGGAGAGAGAGCTCCAAGAACCTCTGACACCTCTGCCCGATAG